The following coding sequences are from one Hippopotamus amphibius kiboko isolate mHipAmp2 chromosome 9, mHipAmp2.hap2, whole genome shotgun sequence window:
- the LOC130860956 gene encoding olfactory receptor 10S1-like: MVMATEDPNQTVVDYFFLESLMYTAEHPSLFFLLFLLIYSITVIGNLLILITVGSDPHLCSPMYHFLGHLSFLDACLSTVTVPKVMAGLLTLDGQVISFEGCAVQLYCFHFLASTECFLYTVMAYDRYLAICQPLHYPVAMNRRICAGLAGITWTIGAVHSALHTCLTFRLFYCGPHHIAYFFCDIPPVLKLACADTTMNELVMLANIGIVAAGCLILIVVSYVFIVAAVLRIRTVQGRKRAFSTCTSHLTVVLLYYVPPVCIYLQPHSRGAGVGAPAVFYIIITPMLNPFIYTLRNKEVKRALRRLLGLGSQQPPAGSPPT; this comes from the coding sequence ATGGTCATGGCGACAGAAGACCCCAACCAGACTGTGGTGGACTACTTCTTCCTAGAGAGTCTGATGTACACAGCTGAACATCCTAGcctgttctttctcctcttcctcctcatctatAGCATCACTGTGATTGGGAATCTCCTCATTCTTATAACTGTGGGCTCTGACCCTCACCTCTGCTCCCCTATGTACCACTTCCTGGGGCACCTCTCCTTCCTAGATGCCTGTCTGTCTACAGTGACAGTGCCCAAGGTCATGGCAGGCCTCCTGACTCTGGATGGGCAGGTGATCTCCTTTGAGGGTTGTGCTGTGCAGCTCTACTGCTTCCACTTCCTGGCCAGCACTGAATGCTTCCTGTACACAGTCATGGCCTATGATCGCTACCTAGCCATCTGTCAACCCCTGCACTACCCAGTGGCCATGAACAGGCGGATATGTGCAGGGCTGGCTGGGATCACTTGGACCATAGGTGCTGTGCACTCTGCACTCCATACCTGCCTCACCTTCCGCCTATTCTACTGTGGGCCTCATCACATTGCCTACTTCTTCTGTGACATCCCCCCTGTGCTGAAGCTGGCCTGTGCAGACACCACCATGAATGAGCTTGTCATGCTCGCTAACATTGGCATTGTGGCTGCAGGTTGCCTGATCCTCATCGTCGTCTCCTACGTCTTTATCGTGGCGGCGGTGTTGCGCATCCGCACAGTCCAGGGCAGGAAGCGGGCCTTCTCCACTTGCACCTCCCACCTCACAGTGGTCCTCCTGTACTACGTGCCTCCGGTCTGCATCTACCTGCAGCCTCATTCCCGTGGGGCAGGCGTCGGGGCCCCTGCCGTCTTCTACATCATAATCACTCCCATGCTCAACCCTTTCATTTACACTCTGCGGAACAAGGAGGTGAAGCGGGCTCTGCGAAGACTTCTGGGCCTAGGCTCCCAACAGCCTCCAGCAGGCAGCCCACCCACGTAA